The following coding sequences are from one Haliotis asinina isolate JCU_RB_2024 chromosome 3, JCU_Hal_asi_v2, whole genome shotgun sequence window:
- the LOC137277207 gene encoding uncharacterized protein: MLCPNESWVSLDDFQPRCTCLYPHTTWTDAAIPSNTTQPISPTIPTPRSSMFGTNRPDSPISKYLENQEPFLYPECPRFNSYFDTGDVTSTFLSVTPDIWSVSPSDESLPVSTSSSLTSLSSTSLTDPFPSSSTLFQNSEEFYSDLLPSPSSSTTSLNYGSTPRGSLKSDMSGLPDDINLSHILFKDIWFCNTCDLFQDGPLLTSSSMSLPVSPVSSFTNLSECNVSCSLTSLCHQGVSFPVPRQRPGPLNKMLDRKRKRDEDDEVEVKVCKRARL; encoded by the coding sequence ATGTTGTGTCCTAACGAGAGCTGGGTGAGCCTGGATGACTTTCAGCCTCGCTGTACCTGTCTCTACCCCCACACAACTTGGACCGATGCAGCCATCCCCTCCAACACTACTCAGCCCATCAGCCCCACTATCCCTACCCCTAGATCATCCATGTTTGGCACTAACAGACCAGATAGCCCCATCAGCAAGTATCTAGAAAACCAGGAACCCTTCCTTTATCCGGAATGTCCCAGAtttaattcatattttgacactggtgatgtaacatcaacatttctgtcagtcacTCCAGATATCTGGTCTGTCAGCCCCAGTGATGAGTCTCTCCCAGTCAGCACCAGCTCCAGCCTGACCAGCCTGAGCTCCACCAGTCTTACTGACCCCTTCCCCAGCTCTTCCACCCTTTTCCAGAATTCAGAGGAATTCTACAGTGATCTACTTCCCTCCCCATCATCCAGCACCACCTCCTTGAACTATGGCTCCACACCAAGGGGATCCCTGAAATCAGACATGTCAGGTTTGCCAGATGACATCAATCTCTCacatatacttttcaaagacaTCTGGTTCTGTAACACCTGTGACCTTTTTCAGGATGGACCACTACTGACCTCAAGCTCCATGTCTCTTCCTGTCAGCCCAGTGAGCAGCTTCACTAATCTGAGTGAGTGCAATGTGTCCTGCAGTTTGACCAGCCTGTGCCACCAAGGAGTGTCATTTCCAGTCCCCAGGCAGAGACCTGGACCCCTGAACAAGATGTTGGATAGGAAGAGAAAGAGAGATGAGGATGATGAGGTAGAGGTGAAGGTTTGTAAGAGGGCCAGGCTATAA
- the LOC137277209 gene encoding uncharacterized protein: protein MLCPNESWVSLDDFQPRCTCLYPHTTWTDAAIPSNTTQPISPTIPTPRSSMFGANRPDSPISKYLENQEPFLYPECPRFNSYFDTGDVTSTFLSVTPDIWSVSPSDESLPVSTSSSLTSLSSTSLTDPFPSFSTLFQNSEEFYSDLLPSPSSSTTSLNYGSTPRGSLKSDMSGLPDDINLSHILFKDIWFCNTCDLFQDGPLLTSSSMSLPVSPVSSFTNLSECNVSCSLTGLCHQGVSFPVPSQRPGPLNMMLDRKRKRDEDDDVDVKVCKRARL, encoded by the coding sequence ATGTTGTGTCCTAACGAGAGCTGGGTGAGCCTGGATGACTTTCAGCCTCGCTGTACCTGTCTCTACCCCCACACAACTTGGACCGATGCAGCCATCCCCTCCAACACTACTCAGCCCATCAGCCCCACTATCCCTACCCCTAGATCATCCATGTTTGGCGCTAACAGACCAGATAGCCCCATCAGCAAGTATCTAGAAAACCAGGAACCCTTCCTTTATCCGGAATGTCCCAGAtttaattcatattttgacactggtgatgtaacatcaacatttctgtcagtcacTCCAGATATCTGGTCTGTCAGCCCCAGTGATGAGTCTCTCCCAGTCAGCACCAGCTCCAGCCTGACCAGCCTGAGCTCCACCAGTCTTACTGACCCCTTCCCCAGCTTTTCCACCCTTTTCCAGAATTCAGAGGAATTCTACAGTGATCTACTTCCCTCCCCATCATCCAGCACCACCTCCTTGAACTATGGCTCCACACCAAGGGGATCCCTGAAATCAGACATGTCAGGTTTGCCAGATGACATCAATCTCTCacatatacttttcaaagacaTCTGGTTCTGTAACACCTGTGACCTTTTTCAGGATGGACCACTACTGACCTCAAGCTCCATGTCTCTTCCTGTCAGCCCAGTGAGCAGCTTCACTAATCTGAGTGAGTGCAATGTGTCCTGCAGTTTGACCGGGCTGTGCCACCAAGGAGTGTCATTTCCAGTCCCCAGTCAGAGACCTGGACCCCTGAACATGATGTTGGATAGGAAGAGAAAGAgagatgaggatgatgatgtagaTGTGAAGGTTTGTAAGAGGGCCAGGCTATAA
- the LOC137277206 gene encoding uncharacterized protein, with protein sequence MLCPNESWVSLDDFQPRCTCLYPHTTWTDAAIPSNTTQPISPTIPTPRSSMFGTNRPDSPISKYLENQEPFLYPECPRFNSYFDTGDVTSTFLSVTPDIWSVSPSDESLPVSTSSSLTSLSSTSLTDPFPSSSTLFQNSEEFYSDLLPSPSSSTTSLNYGSTPRGSLKSDMSGLPDDINLSHILFKDIWFCNTCDLFQDGPLLTSSSMSLPVSPVSSFTNLSECNVSCSLTGLCHQGVSFPVPSQRPGPLNMMLDRKRKRDEDDDVDVKVCKRARL encoded by the coding sequence ATGTTGTGTCCTAACGAGAGCTGGGTGAGCCTGGATGACTTTCAGCCTCGCTGTACCTGTCTCTACCCCCACACAACTTGGACCGATGCAGCCATCCCCTCCAACACTACTCAGCCCATCAGCCCCACTATCCCTACCCCTAGATCATCCATGTTTGGCACTAACAGACCAGATAGCCCCATCAGCAAGTATCTAGAAAACCAGGAACCCTTCCTTTATCCGGAATGTCCCAGAtttaattcatattttgacactggtgatgtaacatcaacatttctgtcagtcacTCCAGATATCTGGTCTGTCAGCCCCAGTGATGAGTCTCTCCCAGTCAGCACCAGCTCCAGCCTGACCAGCCTGAGCTCCACCAGTCTTACTGACCCCTTCCCCAGCTCTTCCACCCTTTTCCAGAATTCAGAGGAATTCTACAGTGATCTACTTCCCTCCCCATCATCCAGCACCACCTCCTTGAACTATGGCTCCACACCAAGGGGATCCCTGAAATCAGACATGTCAGGTTTGCCAGATGACATCAATCTCTCacatatacttttcaaagacaTCTGGTTCTGTAACACCTGTGACCTTTTTCAGGATGGACCACTACTGACCTCAAGCTCCATGTCTCTTCCTGTCAGCCCAGTGAGCAGCTTCACTAATCTGAGTGAGTGCAATGTGTCCTGCAGTTTGACCGGGCTGTGCCACCAAGGAGTGTCATTTCCAGTCCCCAGTCAGAGACCTGGACCCCTGAACATGATGTTGGATAGGAAGAGAAAGAgagatgaggatgatgatgtagaTGTGAAGGTTTGTAAGAGGGCCAGGCTATAA
- the LOC137277205 gene encoding uncharacterized protein, whose protein sequence is MLCPNESWVSLDDLQPRCTCLYPHTNWTDAAIPSNTTQPISPTIPTPRSSMFGTNRPDSPISKYLENQEPFLYPECPKFNSYFDTGDVTSTFLSVTPDIWSVSPSDESLPVSTSSSLTSLSSTSLTDPFPSSSTLFQNSEEFYSDLLPSPSSSTTSLNYGSTPRGSLKSDMSGLPDDINLSHILFKDIWFCNTCDLFQDGPLLTSSSMSLPVSPVSSFTNLSECNVSCSLTGLCHQGVSFPVPSQRPGPLNKMLDRKRKRDEDEDVDVKVCKRARL, encoded by the coding sequence ATGTTGTGTCCTAACGAGAGCTGGGTGAGCCTGGATGACCTTCAGCCTCGCTGTACCTGTCTCTACCCCCACACAAATTGGACCGATGCAGCCATCCCCTCCAACACTACTCAGCCCATCAGCCCCACTATCCCTACCCCTAGATCATCCATGTTTGGCACTAACAGACCAGATAGCCCCATCAGCAAGTATCTAGAAAACCAGGAACCCTTCCTCTATCCGGAATGTCCCAAAtttaattcatattttgacactggtgatgtaacatcaacatttctgtcagtcacTCCAGATATCTGGTCTGTCAGCCCCAGTGATGAGTCTCTCCCAGTCAGTACCAGCTCCAGCCTGACCAGCCTGAGCTCCACCAGTCTTACTGACCCCTTCCCCAGCTCTTCCACCCTTTTCCAGAATTCAGAGGAATTCTACAGTGATCTACTTCCCTCCCCATCATCCAGCACCACCTCCTTGAACTATGGCTCCACACCAAGGGGATCCCTGAAATCAGACATGTCAGGTTTGCCAGATGACATCAATCTCTCacatatacttttcaaagacaTCTGGTTCTGTAACACCTGTGACCTTTTTCAGGATGGACCACTACTGACCTCAAGCTCCATGTCTCTTCCTGTCAGCCCAGTGAGCAGCTTCACTAATCTGAGTGAGTGCAATGTGTCCTGCAGTTTGACCGGGCTGTGCCACCAAGGAGTGTCATTTCCAGTCCCCAGTCAGAGACCTGGACCCCTGAACAAGATGTTGGATAGGAAGAGAAAGAgagatgaggatgaggatgtaGATGTGAAGGTTTGTAAGAGGGCCAGGCTATAA